The following proteins are encoded in a genomic region of Oncorhynchus kisutch isolate 150728-3 linkage group LG4, Okis_V2, whole genome shotgun sequence:
- the tnfaip8l1 gene encoding tumor necrosis factor alpha-induced protein 8-like protein 1 has product MDSFSTKSLALQAQKKLMSKMATKSMANLFIDDTSSEVLDELYRVTKEYTHNRKEAQKIIKNLIKMVVKLGVLYRNNQFSGEELVLVESFRKKVHTLAMTAVSFHQIEFTFDRRVMSAILNECRELLHQAINRHLTAKSHSRVNHVFNHFADCDFLAALYGPSEVYRGHLQRICDGVNKMLDEGNL; this is encoded by the exons ATGGACTCCTTCAGTACTAAGAGCCTGGCCCTTCAGGCCCAGAAGAAGCTGATGAGCAAGATGGCCACCAAGAGCATGGCTAACCTCTTCATCGACGACACCAGCAGCGAGGTGCTGGACGAGCTCTACCGCGTTACGAAGGAGTACACGCACAACCGCAAGGAGGCCCAGAAGATCATCAAGAACCTTATCAAGATGGTGGTGAAGCTGGGAGTCCTCTACCGCAACAACCAGTTCAGCGGGGAGGAGCTGGTACTGGTTGAGAGCTTCAG GAAGAAGGTCCACACACTGGCTATGACGGCTGTCAGCTTTCACCAGATCGAGTTCACGTTCGACCGGCGCGTGATGAGCGCCATCCTGAACGAGTGCCGCGAGTTGCTGCACCAGGCCATCAACCGCCACCTGACGGCCAAGAGCCACTCGCGGGTcaaccacgtgttcaaccacttTGCCGACTGTGACTTCCTCGCTGCGCTCTACGGGCCGTCTGAGGTGTACCGCGGCCACCTGCAAAGGATCTGTGACGGCGTCAACAAGATGCTGGACGAGGGCAACCTTtga